In Geopsychrobacter electrodiphilus DSM 16401, a single window of DNA contains:
- a CDS encoding 2-oxoglutarate dehydrogenase E1 component — MNFASNVGPQWLDAQYQLWREDPNQVPADWRGFFEGYELGQQESASEAPPDHRPAAVQTLIRRYREIGHLLACVDPLTPCTFDHPQLRPEVFGLSNADLNTVFAPADFFMPQAKLGQIIEILQQTYCRSIGVEFMHAIPEERRWLQDRMETRRNNPHLAEEVQLAIFRKLQEATSFERFLHKKFLGQKRFSLEGGESVIALLEHLIRRGARRGLEHIVIGMSHRGRLNVLANIFGKPLENIFAEFKDNTEYQVVGEGDVKYHKGYSGDRVFSDDKKIHISLASNPSHLEAVDPVVEGKSRARQDAMGPEGIQKVLPLLLHGDSAFAGQGVVAETLNLSALEGYTTGGTLHVVINNQIGFTTLPADSRSTCYPTDIAKMLMAPIFHVHGDDPEALLQAAILALDFRQTFGRDVVIEVICFRRYGHNEGDEPFFTQPLMYEKIKLHPPAADIYYQQLRDQGIEQGVLDQIRADIEEELEAALIRPEQKLPEAFQSKWEGVLREHSFDPVETGVPAETLKELCAVITHIPNNFNPHKKIASLLQRRMEQITQGEKIDWGTGEALAFASLLAEEKTIRLSGQDSRRGTFNHRHATLVDMLTAGRLTPLEEVARQHNCQFHVYNSSLSEFAVLGFDYGYSVENPHGLTIWEAQFGDFANGAQVIIDQFIGSSGTKWERYSALTMFLPHGYEGQGPEHSSARIERYLQLCADQNIQIVYPTTPAQLFHLLRRQLHQPFRRPLIVFTPKGMLRHPSCVSQIEDFTSGHFNNIIGDDLAKAGVERLLFCSGRIYYDLLQYRQQQNITNTALIRIEQLYPLDTVQLHAALKGYRKKLECRWVQEEIANGGAWQHIRDELGEQLGRPLTYVGRKASASSAVGSHRIHNQEQQQIITQAFLA; from the coding sequence ATGAATTTTGCAAGTAATGTCGGACCCCAGTGGCTTGACGCCCAGTACCAGTTGTGGCGTGAAGATCCGAACCAGGTTCCTGCCGACTGGCGTGGATTTTTTGAAGGCTACGAACTCGGTCAACAGGAGTCAGCCAGCGAAGCTCCCCCGGACCACCGGCCAGCGGCCGTCCAGACCCTGATCCGCCGCTACCGGGAGATCGGCCATCTGCTTGCCTGTGTCGACCCTCTCACCCCCTGCACCTTTGATCATCCCCAGCTGAGACCCGAAGTCTTCGGTCTGTCCAACGCCGATCTTAATACTGTTTTTGCCCCGGCGGATTTTTTCATGCCTCAGGCCAAACTGGGACAGATTATCGAAATCCTGCAACAGACCTATTGCCGCTCCATCGGCGTCGAATTCATGCATGCGATTCCGGAAGAACGCCGATGGTTGCAGGACCGGATGGAAACTCGGCGAAATAACCCTCATCTCGCCGAGGAGGTGCAGCTGGCGATCTTCCGTAAGTTACAGGAGGCCACCAGCTTTGAACGTTTTCTGCACAAGAAATTTCTTGGCCAGAAACGCTTCTCTCTCGAAGGGGGCGAATCGGTCATCGCCCTGCTCGAACACCTGATCCGACGCGGTGCCCGGCGCGGTCTTGAACATATCGTCATTGGCATGTCGCACCGCGGTCGCCTTAACGTGCTGGCTAACATCTTCGGCAAACCGCTGGAGAACATCTTTGCCGAATTCAAAGACAACACTGAATATCAGGTCGTCGGCGAAGGAGATGTCAAATACCACAAGGGGTACTCAGGTGATCGCGTTTTTTCAGATGACAAGAAGATCCACATTTCCCTCGCCTCAAACCCCAGCCATCTCGAAGCTGTTGATCCGGTGGTCGAAGGGAAGAGCCGCGCGCGGCAGGACGCCATGGGCCCCGAAGGGATTCAAAAGGTTTTGCCGCTACTGCTTCACGGTGATTCAGCCTTTGCCGGTCAGGGCGTGGTTGCAGAGACCCTGAACCTTTCGGCCCTCGAAGGCTACACTACCGGCGGCACCCTGCATGTGGTGATCAACAATCAGATCGGATTCACCACCCTGCCGGCCGATTCACGTTCGACCTGCTACCCGACAGATATCGCCAAAATGCTGATGGCACCGATCTTTCATGTCCATGGCGACGACCCGGAAGCACTGTTACAAGCCGCGATCCTGGCCCTCGACTTTCGCCAGACCTTCGGGCGCGATGTGGTGATTGAGGTTATCTGCTTTCGTCGCTATGGTCATAATGAAGGTGACGAGCCCTTCTTTACCCAACCCCTGATGTACGAAAAAATAAAACTTCACCCCCCCGCAGCTGACATCTATTACCAGCAGCTGCGCGATCAAGGGATTGAACAGGGCGTCCTGGATCAAATCAGAGCAGATATCGAAGAGGAACTGGAAGCAGCCCTGATCCGCCCTGAACAAAAGCTGCCAGAAGCATTTCAGTCCAAATGGGAAGGAGTCCTGCGCGAACACAGCTTCGACCCGGTTGAGACCGGAGTCCCAGCCGAAACCCTCAAAGAACTATGCGCTGTCATTACCCATATCCCGAACAATTTCAACCCGCATAAAAAGATTGCCAGTCTACTGCAACGCAGAATGGAACAGATCACTCAGGGCGAAAAAATCGACTGGGGCACTGGCGAAGCTCTGGCTTTTGCCAGCCTGCTCGCTGAGGAGAAGACCATCCGGCTCTCGGGCCAGGATTCACGCCGCGGGACGTTTAATCACCGACACGCCACGTTGGTTGATATGCTGACCGCAGGACGCCTGACCCCTCTTGAAGAAGTTGCGCGCCAGCACAATTGTCAGTTCCATGTCTACAACAGCTCGCTCTCAGAATTTGCCGTCCTCGGTTTTGACTATGGTTATTCGGTCGAAAACCCACATGGCTTGACGATCTGGGAGGCACAGTTCGGTGACTTCGCCAATGGCGCCCAGGTCATCATTGATCAGTTTATCGGCAGCAGTGGCACCAAGTGGGAAAGGTATAGCGCCCTGACCATGTTTCTGCCCCATGGCTACGAGGGACAGGGTCCTGAGCATTCCAGCGCGCGCATCGAACGCTATCTGCAACTTTGCGCCGATCAGAATATTCAGATCGTCTATCCGACCACCCCGGCGCAACTCTTTCACCTGTTGCGCCGACAACTGCACCAACCCTTCAGGCGACCCCTGATCGTCTTCACCCCCAAAGGGATGTTGCGCCACCCCTCGTGCGTATCACAAATCGAAGATTTTACGAGCGGACACTTTAACAATATTATCGGCGACGATCTGGCCAAAGCAGGCGTCGAACGTCTCCTCTTCTGCAGCGGACGCATTTATTACGACCTTTTGCAGTACCGCCAGCAACAGAACATTACCAACACCGCCCTTATCCGCATTGAGCAGCTCTACCCGCTGGACACTGTGCAATTACACGCGGCCCTTAAGGGATATCGCAAAAAACTTGAATGCCGCTGGGTTCAGGAAGAGATCGCCAACGGCGGCGCCTGGCAACATATCCGGGATGAACTCGGGGAACAACTTGGCCGTCCGCTCACCTATGTTGGCCGCAAGGCATCTGCCAGCTCAGCCGTCGGCTCGCATCGCATCCACAATCAAGAACAGCAGCAGATTATAACCCAGGCTTTTTTAGCCTGA
- a CDS encoding helix-turn-helix domain-containing protein: MDEFRAEVKELRIGPQIRELRQARRMTLQDLSTETELSKPLLSQIENEQVIPPLATLLRISKALKAPLHTFFEEEDNTQKCLIIRAGDTSPLNRRPKQGGTPQPYRYHSLAYGKKHKHMEPFMVEFDPHQAEQTHAVQHPGEEFLYLLEGQLQLHHADDTYLIEAGDSVYWDSSDPHSLTAVGDKIARAIAVFYTSN; encoded by the coding sequence ATGGATGAATTCAGAGCAGAAGTTAAAGAACTGAGAATCGGCCCTCAAATCCGTGAACTGCGTCAAGCCAGACGGATGACATTGCAGGACCTTTCGACCGAAACAGAGTTGTCCAAGCCGCTGCTCTCGCAAATCGAGAATGAACAGGTCATCCCTCCGCTTGCCACCCTGTTGCGTATTTCAAAAGCTCTCAAGGCCCCCCTGCACACGTTCTTTGAAGAAGAAGACAACACGCAAAAATGTCTGATTATACGCGCCGGTGACACGAGTCCTCTTAACCGACGCCCAAAGCAGGGGGGGACGCCGCAACCCTACCGCTATCATTCCCTCGCTTACGGTAAAAAGCACAAGCACATGGAACCCTTCATGGTTGAATTCGACCCACATCAGGCCGAACAGACCCATGCTGTTCAGCATCCCGGCGAAGAATTTCTCTACCTGCTCGAAGGGCAGCTTCAATTGCACCACGCTGATGACACCTACCTGATTGAAGCTGGAGATTCGGTATACTGGGATTCAAGTGATCCGCACAGCCTAACCGCGGTTGGCGACAAAATCGCCCGGGCCATAGCGGTTTTCTACACCAGCAACTGA
- the rd gene encoding rubredoxin gives MNKYRCIVCDYIYDPAIGDPDSGIEPGTSFEDIPEDWVCPLCGVDKSSFEKI, from the coding sequence ATGAATAAGTACCGCTGTATAGTTTGCGATTATATCTATGACCCAGCTATAGGTGACCCGGACAGTGGCATTGAACCGGGCACAAGCTTTGAAGATATTCCGGAAGACTGGGTCTGCCCGCTATGCGGCGTTGACAAATCGAGCTTTGAAAAGATCTGA
- a CDS encoding RluA family pseudouridine synthase: MDEARVLVFSEERQPERLDLFVGGEMPGVSRVQIKRLIDEGLILVDGAPSKASARLRGGEEIRITLPDPQPANAQPEAIPLRVLYEDSDLIVIDKPAGLVVHPAAGHASGTLVNALLYHCGDLSGIGGELRPGIVHRLDKDTSGVMVATKNDATHIALAAQFKAHTVNRRYLALLHGLLTPTSGQIDTEIGRHPNHRLKMSSQGRQTKTAVTHWKVQSLYQADRLSLVELRLETGRTHQIRVHFSERNMPLVHDPLYGGKIRTGALQDVQLKKLAQTLPGQALHARLLGFVHPRSQEYLEFASDLPPAFAELIDYLTHKYTDESL; encoded by the coding sequence ATGGATGAAGCGCGTGTCCTAGTTTTCTCCGAAGAGCGACAGCCTGAGCGTCTCGATCTGTTCGTTGGCGGGGAGATGCCCGGTGTCAGTCGTGTCCAGATTAAGCGTCTGATCGATGAGGGGTTGATCCTGGTCGATGGCGCACCGAGTAAGGCCTCTGCCCGGTTACGTGGCGGCGAAGAGATTCGTATCACCCTGCCCGATCCCCAACCGGCAAATGCCCAGCCCGAAGCGATCCCGCTGCGGGTTCTGTATGAAGATTCAGACCTGATCGTTATTGACAAGCCGGCCGGCCTGGTGGTACACCCGGCGGCCGGACATGCCAGTGGCACGCTGGTGAATGCTCTTTTGTATCATTGCGGCGACCTGTCGGGCATCGGCGGAGAGCTGCGTCCCGGTATTGTCCATCGTCTCGACAAAGATACCTCCGGCGTCATGGTGGCGACCAAGAATGACGCCACGCACATTGCGCTGGCTGCCCAGTTTAAGGCGCATACCGTCAACCGGCGTTACCTGGCCCTATTGCACGGCCTCTTGACCCCGACAAGCGGACAGATTGATACCGAGATTGGACGTCATCCAAACCATCGCCTGAAAATGTCGAGTCAGGGGCGCCAGACCAAAACGGCTGTGACTCACTGGAAGGTTCAATCTCTGTATCAGGCGGATCGCTTGAGTCTGGTTGAGCTGCGACTAGAAACCGGACGCACGCACCAGATCCGGGTGCATTTTTCCGAGCGGAACATGCCGCTGGTTCATGATCCACTTTATGGCGGCAAGATTCGGACCGGGGCGCTGCAGGATGTCCAACTGAAAAAACTGGCGCAAACCCTGCCCGGTCAGGCTTTGCATGCCCGGTTGCTCGGGTTTGTTCATCCGCGTAGTCAAGAGTATCTGGAGTTTGCCAGTGATCTCCCGCCGGCATTTGCCGAATTGATCGATTATCTGACCCATAAATACACTGACGAGAGTCTGTAG
- the lipB gene encoding lipoyl(octanoyl) transferase LipB has translation MTAVSDTFYTLRPGRISYRAGLALQEELLAPPGPATDLMLLLEHDPVITLGRAARDSHLLSSVEVLAQQGIDLCHAARGGDMTYHGPGQLVGYPLFNLDRRGRDLHLFLRNIEQALIDALQCFDVDAGRCAGRTGIWVGAQKLASIGLGVRRWWSWHGFALNIDIDLGGFNHIVPCGLTGVQMTSLAQLLPQAPTLAEVETAVITSFASTFNLEYAGSYERKLSTPA, from the coding sequence ATGACAGCAGTATCCGACACATTTTACACTCTGAGGCCCGGACGGATTTCATACCGTGCGGGCCTCGCTTTACAGGAAGAATTGCTTGCTCCACCTGGTCCGGCGACCGATCTGATGCTATTGCTCGAACACGACCCGGTCATCACCCTCGGGCGTGCTGCCCGCGACAGCCACCTGCTCAGCTCCGTCGAGGTATTGGCTCAACAGGGGATCGACCTCTGCCACGCGGCCCGCGGTGGCGACATGACCTATCATGGTCCGGGTCAGCTAGTCGGGTACCCACTGTTCAACCTTGACAGGCGGGGCCGCGACCTTCATCTTTTTTTACGCAATATTGAGCAAGCCCTGATTGACGCCCTGCAGTGTTTTGATGTCGATGCCGGGCGCTGCGCCGGACGCACCGGAATATGGGTCGGGGCACAGAAACTCGCTTCTATCGGCCTCGGTGTCCGTCGCTGGTGGAGCTGGCACGGCTTTGCCCTGAATATCGACATCGACCTCGGTGGCTTCAACCATATTGTCCCCTGTGGCCTGACCGGCGTGCAGATGACCTCCTTGGCCCAACTGTTACCTCAAGCCCCCACACTGGCCGAGGTCGAAACTGCAGTCATTACGTCCTTCGCCTCAACCTTCAACCTCGAATATGCAGGTTCTTATGAGCGAAAACTCTCAACCCCAGCGTAA
- a CDS encoding HAD family hydrolase, whose translation MSSSFSAILFDLDGTLLQVDMPAYIRRYVAGYYTHCKDLVEFDPLQRAMRAGIRLLLETEDGTLRNEERLFTFLAGRLQLSESLLRARFADFLLSGVDALAAVVKPIPMVTALLESCRLAGIPLALATNPVFPRTLIEARCRWVGLDADDFSLLTCFENSYYCKPQAGYFQEVAGRLGVDPKTCLMVGNDTCHDLAATRVGMTTWLLEPFLIERDGPKWEPDHRGTHQQLHDYLRKHL comes from the coding sequence ATGTCTTCTTCGTTTAGCGCGATTCTGTTCGACCTGGATGGCACCCTGTTGCAGGTTGACATGCCTGCTTATATTCGACGCTATGTCGCCGGGTACTATACTCATTGCAAGGATCTTGTTGAATTTGACCCCTTGCAGAGGGCAATGCGCGCCGGGATTCGTCTTTTGCTTGAGACTGAAGATGGGACCCTCAGGAATGAGGAGCGTTTGTTTACGTTTCTTGCTGGACGGTTGCAACTGTCCGAGAGCTTACTGCGTGCGCGCTTTGCCGATTTTCTGCTTTCTGGCGTCGATGCTCTGGCGGCGGTGGTTAAGCCGATCCCGATGGTTACAGCGCTTTTGGAGTCTTGCCGGCTGGCTGGAATTCCACTGGCTCTGGCAACCAATCCGGTTTTCCCGCGTACTTTGATCGAAGCTCGCTGCCGTTGGGTGGGGCTTGATGCCGACGATTTTTCACTGCTGACCTGTTTTGAGAACAGTTATTACTGTAAGCCTCAGGCCGGTTATTTTCAGGAAGTTGCAGGTCGGTTGGGGGTTGATCCGAAGACATGCCTGATGGTCGGCAATGATACCTGCCATGACCTGGCAGCGACGCGGGTCGGCATGACAACCTGGCTGCTTGAACCTTTTCTGATTGAACGTGATGGTCCCAAATGGGAACCTGATCATCGGGGCACGCATCAACAGCTTCATGATTATTTGCGCAAGCACCTGTGA
- the lipA gene encoding lipoyl synthase — protein sequence MSENSQPQRKPDWLKVRIPNGANHARIDRYHRQQGLHTVCRSAACPNQGECWTLGTATFMILGESCSRGCRFCNIEQRPLLPPDPAENEKVASAIAELGLRHAVITSVTRDDLPDGGAAIFADLVRCIRRKTDCQIELLIPDLQGDEVALETILYARPDVLGHNIETVPRLYPLVRPEADYQRSLVLLARVKDKTPEIRSKSGLMLGLGEEMSEVWQVMADLRTNGCDILTLGQYLAPSKDHAAIKRYVHPDEFKELAEKGRAMGFGHVEAGPLVRSSYHAAGQSAMEKPAGANP from the coding sequence ATGAGCGAAAACTCTCAACCCCAGCGTAAACCGGACTGGCTCAAGGTCCGCATCCCAAACGGCGCGAATCATGCCCGAATTGACCGTTACCATCGACAACAGGGACTGCATACAGTCTGTCGCAGCGCAGCCTGCCCCAATCAAGGGGAATGCTGGACTCTGGGTACTGCCACCTTCATGATCTTAGGTGAAAGCTGCAGCCGCGGATGCCGTTTTTGCAACATTGAACAACGTCCCCTGCTCCCGCCTGACCCGGCAGAGAATGAGAAGGTCGCGAGCGCTATCGCTGAACTCGGGCTCCGCCATGCCGTCATCACCTCGGTCACACGCGATGATCTGCCCGATGGGGGAGCCGCGATCTTTGCCGATCTGGTACGCTGCATCCGGCGCAAGACCGATTGCCAAATCGAACTGCTGATCCCCGATCTGCAGGGGGATGAAGTGGCTCTCGAGACCATTCTTTACGCCAGACCTGACGTTCTGGGACACAATATCGAAACCGTGCCGCGACTCTACCCACTGGTGCGACCCGAGGCCGATTATCAGCGCAGTCTCGTATTGCTGGCTCGGGTCAAAGATAAAACGCCGGAAATCCGCAGCAAATCAGGGCTGATGTTGGGATTGGGGGAAGAGATGTCCGAGGTATGGCAGGTGATGGCAGACCTGCGCACGAACGGTTGCGACATTCTTACCCTGGGTCAATACCTGGCCCCGAGCAAGGACCACGCCGCAATCAAACGCTATGTCCACCCTGATGAATTTAAGGAACTCGCGGAAAAAGGACGGGCGATGGGCTTCGGCCACGTCGAAGCAGGGCCGTTGGTACGATCCTCATATCACGCGGCAGGGCAGTCAGCAATGGAAAAACCTGCGGGGGCCAACCCTTAA
- the elbB gene encoding isoprenoid biosynthesis glyoxalase ElbB: protein MIKVGVILSGCGVYDGSEIHEAVITLLALDRAGAEAVCMAPNIDVAVVNHLTGKPAEGETRNVLVESARIARGKIRDIAEVKVADVDALVFPGGFGAAKNLCNFAVKGSDCAAHPEVARLVREIVAAKKPLAAICIAPALISSILGNDKLAHKLTIGSDKDTAAALTKMGTEHIACPVSNFVVDPLNKLISTPAYMLAGSIREAAEGIEKMIEEVLKMIGNKR from the coding sequence GTGATTAAAGTTGGCGTTATTCTTTCCGGTTGTGGAGTATATGACGGCAGTGAAATCCATGAAGCCGTTATCACCCTTCTGGCACTTGATCGTGCTGGTGCGGAAGCTGTCTGTATGGCCCCGAACATTGATGTCGCCGTAGTGAATCACCTGACCGGAAAACCGGCAGAGGGCGAAACCCGCAACGTTCTGGTCGAGTCCGCACGCATTGCGCGTGGCAAAATTCGCGATATTGCCGAAGTTAAAGTAGCAGATGTTGACGCGTTGGTGTTTCCTGGTGGTTTCGGTGCCGCAAAAAATCTCTGCAACTTTGCCGTCAAGGGGAGTGACTGTGCGGCTCACCCTGAAGTGGCGCGTCTCGTCCGCGAGATAGTCGCAGCTAAAAAACCGCTGGCTGCCATCTGTATCGCCCCGGCACTTATTTCAAGCATTCTGGGAAATGACAAACTGGCCCACAAGCTAACTATCGGCTCCGATAAGGATACAGCCGCGGCCCTGACCAAGATGGGCACCGAACATATAGCCTGCCCGGTCAGCAATTTTGTCGTTGATCCGCTCAACAAGCTGATTTCGACCCCAGCCTACATGCTGGCCGGAAGCATTCGTGAAGCCGCAGAGGGGATCGAAAAAATGATTGAGGAAGTATTGAAAATGATCGGTAACAAGCGCTAG